A part of Desulfomicrobium baculatum DSM 4028 genomic DNA contains:
- the mnmA gene encoding tRNA 2-thiouridine(34) synthase MnmA: protein MHKTAIALSGGADSLMSLLLLRETGAEVMAVHARFLGADDEALHERLHGLCAKLRVPFHLVDLRREFEELVIAPFVRAYQSGLTPNPCATCNPAIKFGLLLDRVRELGADRLATGHYARLARTPHGAALYRGLDADKDQSYFLSRVPRERFEQVIFPLADWTKSAVRQALAERGLTPPAGRESQEVCFIPSDYRDFLRERNVRLGGPGPITLADGTVLGRHAGLWNHTLGQRKGLGIAYSQPLYVTGKDFVQNRLLVGPKSETLSSGCRTGIPNLLWPPELWPGEILAQTIYRQRPEPARVSVDQTGMTITFPEPRPMPTPGQVAAVYSAEGQVLAGAVIEEASHAA, encoded by the coding sequence ATGCATAAAACTGCGATCGCACTGAGCGGAGGGGCCGATTCCCTCATGAGCCTGCTTCTGCTCCGGGAAACCGGGGCCGAGGTCATGGCCGTACACGCCCGTTTTCTGGGCGCCGACGACGAGGCCCTGCACGAACGCCTGCACGGCCTTTGCGCGAAACTTCGTGTGCCCTTCCATCTGGTGGACCTGCGGCGCGAATTCGAGGAACTGGTCATTGCCCCCTTTGTGCGCGCCTATCAGTCCGGACTGACCCCCAATCCGTGCGCGACCTGCAATCCAGCCATAAAATTCGGCCTGCTGCTGGACAGGGTCCGGGAGCTCGGGGCGGACCGGCTGGCCACGGGCCATTATGCCCGCCTCGCGCGTACTCCGCACGGTGCCGCCCTGTACAGAGGGCTCGATGCGGACAAGGATCAGAGTTATTTTTTGTCCAGAGTTCCCCGGGAAAGGTTTGAGCAGGTCATTTTCCCCCTGGCCGACTGGACCAAGAGCGCCGTTCGCCAGGCCCTGGCCGAACGCGGGCTCACGCCTCCCGCCGGGCGGGAAAGCCAGGAGGTTTGCTTCATCCCCTCCGATTACAGGGACTTTCTGCGGGAGCGCAACGTCCGCCTGGGCGGCCCCGGCCCGATCACGCTGGCCGACGGCACGGTCCTGGGACGTCACGCGGGGCTGTGGAACCATACCCTGGGTCAACGCAAGGGCCTCGGCATCGCCTACAGTCAGCCCCTTTACGTCACGGGCAAGGATTTCGTGCAGAACCGGCTCCTCGTCGGCCCCAAATCCGAGACCCTCTCGTCCGGCTGCCGCACGGGCATCCCCAACCTGCTCTGGCCGCCCGAACTCTGGCCCGGGGAGATCCTCGCGCAGACGATCTACCGCCAACGCCCCGAACCTGCGCGCGTGAGCGTGGACCAAACCGGCATGACCATCACCTTTCCCGAGCCACGGCCCATGCCCACCCCCGGGCAGGTGGCCGCGGTGTATTCCGCCGAGGGGCAGGTCCTGGCCGGCGCGGTCATCGAGGAGGCCAGCCATGCGGCGTGA
- a CDS encoding MiaB/RimO family radical SAM methylthiotransferase, with product MRREPGQLFFLTTQGCKVNQYESQAIREALVADGLMETHDPSLADIVLINSCAVTERAVLDLAKLVRGFAAADPKPWIVVAGCAVEADRERILALCLVDEVIAQKDKAALVRMGEPSAPFPALSISGYHRARGVIKVQDGCSHGCTYCIIPATRGRSVSRPPAEVLDEAGRLLEAGIREISLCGINLRHYGRDLPGTTDFWDLLAEVDQALSPRWAGRARLRLGSLEPGDLNAKALSTLAQSRLMTPHLHISLQSGSPEVLRRMGRGHYGLEQIFAFLHDLRDIWPVFGLGADLIAGFPGETQSHADETLEVVKRLPLSYAHVFPYSERPGTPAALFKGAVPGHIRRERAKALRREVARKRADFLHELLKLPFMDVILEEGGTGVNEFYVECSISGAPPQARELLRVIPTGLTSSGLKAGLPDDHGEKA from the coding sequence ATGCGGCGTGAACCCGGCCAGCTCTTTTTCCTGACCACCCAGGGATGCAAGGTCAACCAGTACGAGTCCCAAGCCATCCGCGAAGCCCTTGTCGCGGACGGGCTGATGGAAACCCACGACCCGTCCCTGGCCGACATCGTGCTCATCAACAGCTGCGCCGTGACCGAACGCGCCGTGCTCGATCTGGCGAAACTGGTCCGCGGCTTCGCGGCGGCGGATCCCAAACCGTGGATCGTCGTGGCCGGCTGCGCCGTGGAGGCGGACCGGGAGCGCATCCTGGCCCTTTGCCTCGTGGACGAGGTCATCGCGCAAAAGGACAAGGCCGCGCTGGTCAGGATGGGCGAACCGTCAGCCCCCTTCCCGGCGCTGTCCATCTCCGGCTACCATCGGGCCAGAGGGGTCATAAAAGTCCAGGACGGCTGTTCCCACGGCTGCACCTACTGCATCATCCCCGCAACCCGCGGACGCTCCGTCAGCCGCCCTCCCGCAGAGGTCCTCGACGAAGCCGGACGCCTGCTTGAGGCTGGCATCCGTGAAATATCCCTGTGCGGCATCAACCTGCGCCACTACGGACGGGACCTGCCGGGGACCACTGATTTCTGGGATCTTTTGGCCGAGGTGGACCAGGCCCTGTCCCCCCGCTGGGCGGGGCGGGCCAGGCTGCGCCTGGGCTCCCTTGAACCGGGCGACCTGAACGCCAAGGCGCTCTCTACCCTGGCGCAAAGCCGCCTCATGACTCCGCATCTGCACATCTCCCTGCAAAGCGGCAGCCCGGAAGTGCTGCGGCGCATGGGCCGGGGACACTACGGGCTAGAGCAGATATTTGCCTTTCTGCACGACCTGCGCGATATCTGGCCGGTCTTCGGCCTGGGCGCGGACCTCATCGCGGGCTTTCCCGGCGAAACGCAAAGCCATGCGGATGAAACCTTGGAAGTCGTCAAGCGCCTGCCCCTTTCCTACGCCCACGTCTTCCCCTATTCCGAGCGCCCGGGCACCCCGGCCGCGCTCTTCAAGGGCGCCGTGCCCGGTCACATCCGCCGGGAAAGGGCCAAGGCCCTGCGCCGGGAAGTGGCCCGCAAACGCGCTGATTTTCTGCATGAGCTGCTCAAGCTCCCCTTCATGGACGTGATCCTGGAGGAGGGCGGCACCGGCGTGAACGAGTTTTATGTCGAGTGCTCGATCAGCGGCGCGCCGCCGCAGGCCCGCGAGCTGCTGCGCGTCATCCCGACGGGATTGACCTCTTCGGGACTCAAAGCCGGACTTCCCGATGACCATGGGGAAAAGGCATGA
- a CDS encoding DUF4416 family protein, giving the protein MSIPILPLPGRAFLSVLSARHDEFRPMLRPRLEEILGPIDYESQPIPFNRTSYYDSELGTPISRHILSFERPLPLDGLAEVKLATNRLEAEWALDGRRLFNLDPGYVTQERLVLATGKNFTHRVYLSQGIWADLTLIFQGGDWLDLPWTFPDYAAPAVKTHLTRIREMYRDSLKHLTSLEDTPCPKV; this is encoded by the coding sequence ATGAGCATCCCGATACTTCCCTTGCCGGGACGCGCCTTTCTGTCCGTGCTGAGCGCCCGCCATGACGAATTCCGGCCAATGCTCCGGCCCCGCCTTGAAGAGATTCTGGGCCCCATCGACTACGAGTCGCAGCCCATCCCCTTCAACCGGACCAGCTATTACGACTCGGAACTGGGCACGCCCATCTCCCGGCACATCCTGTCCTTTGAACGCCCCCTGCCCCTTGACGGCCTGGCCGAAGTCAAGCTGGCCACCAACCGGCTGGAAGCTGAATGGGCGTTGGACGGGCGCAGGCTTTTCAACCTCGACCCGGGCTACGTCACCCAGGAGCGCCTGGTCCTGGCCACGGGCAAGAATTTCACGCACCGGGTGTACCTGTCCCAGGGAATCTGGGCCGATCTGACCCTGATTTTTCAAGGTGGAGACTGGCTCGACCTGCCCTGGACCTTCCCGGACTACGCCGCACCCGCAGTCAAAACGCACCTGACCCGCATCCGGGAGATGTACAGGGACTCCCTCAAGCATTTAACATCATTAGAGGATACACCATGCCCAAAAGTATGA
- a CDS encoding YicC/YloC family endoribonuclease — protein sequence MPKSMTGYGRASAQEEGWTLSWEIRSLNNRHLDLKWKIPPTLYAHQKEWENTVRGVANRGGVELFLGLKINNPELQSLSLDRTMAASMLQELERLASSTGLSHTPDLNRLLSIPSLWKDSGSIDNPQLIESLTETLKKALADWDEARVREGLALEEDLRVRFARLTVLVEEIRILAAQTAPERFAQLQERVAKLLLDSGAQIDPDRMLQELATISDRVDVSEELTRLEIHLKGIDGYFNQTEPVGRKLDFMVQECFREINTCGNKSQNTSISQLVVTFKAELEKCREQIQNLE from the coding sequence ATGCCCAAAAGTATGACCGGCTACGGCCGCGCCAGCGCCCAGGAAGAAGGTTGGACCCTGTCCTGGGAAATCCGCAGCCTCAACAACCGCCATCTGGATCTGAAATGGAAGATTCCGCCCACCCTCTACGCCCACCAGAAAGAGTGGGAGAACACGGTTCGCGGAGTGGCCAACCGGGGCGGGGTGGAGCTCTTTCTCGGACTCAAGATCAACAATCCCGAACTGCAATCCTTAAGCCTGGACAGGACCATGGCGGCCTCCATGCTGCAGGAACTGGAGCGGCTGGCCTCATCGACGGGCCTCTCGCACACCCCGGACCTGAACCGGCTGCTCAGCATCCCCTCCCTCTGGAAGGACTCCGGCAGCATCGACAACCCGCAGCTCATTGAAAGCCTGACCGAGACCTTGAAAAAGGCTCTGGCGGACTGGGACGAAGCGCGGGTCCGTGAGGGGCTGGCCTTGGAGGAAGACCTGCGCGTGCGCTTTGCGCGCCTGACCGTGCTGGTGGAGGAAATCCGGATCCTGGCAGCCCAGACCGCGCCGGAACGTTTCGCCCAGTTGCAGGAACGGGTCGCCAAGCTGCTCCTTGACAGCGGCGCCCAGATAGACCCGGACCGCATGCTGCAGGAACTGGCCACCATCTCCGACCGGGTCGACGTATCCGAGGAACTGACGCGCCTGGAGATCCATCTCAAAGGCATCGACGGGTACTTCAACCAGACCGAACCCGTGGGCCGCAAACTCGACTTCATGGTTCAGGAGTGCTTCCGCGAGATCAACACCTGCGGCAACAAGAGCCAGAACACGAGCATCAGCCAATTGGTGGTGACCTTCAAGGCCGAACTCGAAAAATGCAGAGAGCAGATCCAGAATCTGGAGTAG
- a CDS encoding DUF370 domain-containing protein produces MEKKKLLNIGFGNAVVISRVVAIVGPTSSPMRRLREEAKQAGRLIDATQGRKTRSLIITDSNHCILSAIQPETISQRFTAGGSDE; encoded by the coding sequence GTGGAAAAGAAAAAACTCCTCAACATCGGCTTCGGCAACGCCGTGGTCATAAGCAGAGTGGTGGCCATTGTCGGCCCGACCTCCTCCCCCATGCGACGCTTGCGGGAGGAGGCCAAGCAGGCCGGACGGCTCATCGACGCGACCCAGGGCCGCAAAACCAGGTCGCTCATCATCACCGATTCAAACCACTGCATCCTGTCCGCCATCCAGCCCGAAACAATCAGCCAACGCTTCACCGCCGGAGGCAGTGATGAATAG
- the gmk gene encoding guanylate kinase, with the protein MNSASMHPSDTNVGMMLVISAPSGTGKSTLIRRLTTEFNAFTFSVSCTTRAPRPGEVDGREYHFLTREEFLRRREEKYFAEWAEVHGNLYGTPRQTTMDLLALGRDVIFDIDVQGARQIKSNMGQGCYVFVFPPSRDALEKRLTGRGTDSEETIIRRLAAARHEIADSQWFDHWVINDELDSAYQELRAIYLAEKTRPAYRASWQAALSRQWGVS; encoded by the coding sequence ATGAATAGCGCAAGCATGCATCCCTCTGACACCAACGTGGGCATGATGCTCGTCATCAGCGCCCCTTCGGGCACAGGAAAAAGCACCCTCATCCGGCGTCTGACCACGGAATTCAACGCCTTCACCTTTTCCGTGTCCTGCACCACCCGCGCCCCGCGCCCAGGCGAGGTCGACGGCCGGGAATATCATTTCCTGACCCGCGAGGAATTTCTGCGCCGCCGGGAAGAGAAGTATTTCGCCGAATGGGCCGAAGTCCACGGCAATCTCTACGGCACTCCGCGACAGACCACCATGGATCTGCTGGCCCTTGGGCGCGACGTCATCTTCGACATCGACGTGCAGGGCGCGCGCCAGATCAAAAGCAACATGGGTCAGGGCTGTTACGTGTTCGTCTTTCCTCCCTCGCGCGATGCCCTGGAAAAGCGCCTGACCGGACGGGGCACGGACAGCGAAGAAACCATCATCCGCCGTCTGGCCGCTGCCCGACACGAAATCGCGGACAGCCAGTGGTTTGACCACTGGGTCATAAATGACGAACTGGATTCGGCCTACCAAGAACTGCGCGCCATCTATCTGGCTGAAAAAACCAGGCCTGCATACAGGGCGTCATGGCAAGCCGCCCTCAGCCGCCAATGGGGGGTGTCATGA
- the pyrF gene encoding orotidine-5'-phosphate decarboxylase, whose translation MNNAPALVVALDFPEAAPALALASRLQGVVPWVKVGLELYLSAGQDLLARLKDMGFLVFLDLKFMDIPNTVQAATAQATRMGADMLTIHALGGRAMCEASAAGRDQALAPGQTPPCILGVTLLTSLGPKDLAWNPAATDDELRDLTVHLARSAQNWKLDGVVCSGREVRVIRQACGASFQLLTPGIRLPDADSGDQSRVCTPAQAARDGSNYLVVGRPITKSDNPVQAARNYLKTIT comes from the coding sequence ATGAACAACGCACCAGCCCTGGTCGTGGCCCTGGATTTTCCTGAAGCGGCTCCGGCGCTGGCCTTGGCTTCCCGCCTGCAAGGCGTCGTGCCCTGGGTCAAGGTCGGCCTGGAACTGTACCTGAGCGCAGGCCAGGATCTGCTCGCCCGGCTCAAGGACATGGGATTTCTGGTTTTCCTCGACCTCAAGTTCATGGACATCCCCAACACCGTGCAGGCGGCCACGGCCCAGGCCACGCGCATGGGCGCGGACATGCTGACGATTCACGCACTCGGCGGACGCGCCATGTGCGAAGCATCGGCAGCAGGCCGGGACCAGGCCCTCGCTCCCGGACAGACACCGCCATGCATCCTCGGAGTGACACTGCTGACCAGCCTCGGACCAAAAGATCTGGCCTGGAACCCGGCCGCTACCGATGACGAACTTCGCGATCTGACCGTTCACCTGGCGAGGAGCGCCCAAAACTGGAAACTCGATGGCGTGGTCTGTTCAGGCAGGGAAGTTCGTGTTATACGTCAGGCATGTGGAGCATCTTTTCAGCTCCTCACTCCCGGCATCCGCCTGCCCGACGCCGACTCCGGAGACCAGTCCCGGGTCTGCACGCCGGCCCAGGCCGCCCGTGACGGCAGCAATTACCTTGTCGTCGGCCGACCCATCACCAAGTCGGACAACCCTGTGCAGGCAGCTCGGAACTATCTGAAGACAATCACATAA
- a CDS encoding tetratricopeptide repeat protein, which translates to MSETENQRARIKGVFSSEKIAKVGAGATVRKTTQTMYWFAEEDEQGVITIQPLNPNYVPSGPKQEIPKEEFLEQYAPEPEFYSSKVYPSIRKLNQTIAKAERHRDNGDTYSAEYEFGHALRVDEENIRANFGLGLTYLDRGETGKADNIFQRLIKMEATFEAEHKHLFNDFGISLRKNEMYDQATEYYAKALELSPADENLHYNMARACFAKADIQNTVEHLRTALRLNNNLDIAKKFLEYLKKNKLLPQNISGAEPKVSD; encoded by the coding sequence ATGTCGGAAACTGAAAATCAACGAGCGCGGATCAAGGGAGTTTTTTCCTCCGAAAAAATTGCCAAGGTCGGGGCGGGCGCGACCGTACGCAAGACCACGCAAACCATGTACTGGTTTGCCGAGGAAGACGAACAGGGCGTTATCACGATTCAGCCGTTGAACCCGAACTACGTGCCCTCCGGTCCCAAACAGGAAATTCCCAAGGAAGAATTTCTGGAGCAATACGCGCCAGAACCCGAATTTTATTCGAGCAAGGTCTATCCCAGCATCCGCAAGCTGAATCAGACCATTGCCAAGGCAGAGCGGCACCGGGACAACGGCGACACCTACAGCGCGGAATACGAATTCGGCCACGCCCTGCGCGTCGATGAAGAAAACATCAGGGCCAATTTCGGTCTGGGCCTGACCTATCTTGACCGGGGAGAAACAGGCAAGGCCGACAATATCTTCCAACGTCTGATCAAGATGGAAGCGACCTTCGAGGCCGAACACAAACACCTTTTCAATGATTTTGGCATAAGTCTGCGCAAAAACGAAATGTACGACCAGGCCACGGAATACTACGCCAAGGCTCTGGAACTCTCCCCGGCCGACGAGAACCTGCATTACAACATGGCCCGGGCCTGCTTCGCCAAGGCCGACATCCAGAACACCGTCGAGCACCTGCGCACGGCCCTGCGTCTTAACAACAATCTGGACATAGCCAAAAAATTTCTAGAGTATCTCAAGAAAAACAAACTGTTGCCGCAAAACATCTCCGGCGCGGAACCAAAAGTATCGGACTGA
- a CDS encoding LuxR C-terminal-related transcriptional regulator translates to MNSSAASKKDNRRRIERFSMSIPSKVSSIMHDYSDQELATTNISAGGVFFETGQTYPAGTEVTLIISLDFGGIKASQPQSRFRVEGTVVRTDSNGMAIAFDPDKVTSIRVNTGRKPGQAGPAMLGIVGDDPLLNDLLAARLSQETGVSCSHSPSLPRILETARPDLTLLDCTGMSMEELLREANGEDSPFMSTSVALFNVPEDRSLELEAINSGIRGIFFRNSPFKLMVKGVSAMLDNELWFSREAMSAFLLGKQNRPAELSAPENGQADLSQREQEILLMLAAGATNKDIAQKLFLSLNTVKSHIYNIYKKIDVPNRLQASLWAARHLGNRENS, encoded by the coding sequence ATGAACAGCAGTGCGGCGTCCAAAAAGGACAACAGGCGCAGAATTGAACGTTTTTCCATGAGCATCCCCTCGAAAGTGAGCTCGATCATGCATGACTATTCGGACCAGGAGCTGGCGACGACAAACATCTCCGCAGGAGGAGTCTTTTTCGAGACCGGGCAGACGTACCCCGCCGGCACTGAAGTGACCCTGATCATCTCCCTCGACTTTGGCGGTATAAAGGCCAGCCAACCACAATCACGGTTCCGGGTCGAAGGCACCGTGGTGCGCACGGACAGCAACGGGATGGCCATTGCCTTTGATCCGGACAAGGTCACCTCCATCCGCGTCAACACGGGCAGAAAACCTGGCCAGGCAGGGCCGGCCATGCTTGGAATCGTCGGAGACGACCCGCTCTTGAACGATCTTCTGGCCGCCAGGCTCAGTCAGGAGACAGGTGTCAGCTGCAGCCATTCTCCGTCCCTGCCCAGAATTCTTGAAACCGCCCGGCCCGACCTGACCCTCCTCGACTGTACCGGCATGTCCATGGAGGAGCTCCTGCGAGAGGCAAACGGAGAAGACTCCCCATTCATGTCCACCTCCGTGGCCCTCTTCAACGTCCCGGAAGACCGCTCGCTCGAACTTGAAGCCATCAATTCCGGCATTCGCGGCATTTTTTTTCGCAACTCTCCGTTCAAGCTCATGGTCAAAGGCGTGAGCGCCATGCTCGACAATGAGCTCTGGTTCTCGCGCGAGGCCATGTCAGCTTTTCTGCTTGGCAAGCAGAACCGTCCCGCCGAATTGAGCGCGCCGGAAAACGGACAGGCCGATCTGAGCCAGCGAGAGCAGGAGATTCTGCTCATGCTCGCCGCCGGAGCCACCAACAAGGACATTGCGCAAAAGCTTTTCTTGAGCCTCAACACCGTCAAGTCGCACATCTACAACATCTACAAGAAAATCGACGTGCCCAACCGATTGCAGGCCTCGCTGTGGGCGGCCAGACACCTTGGAAACAGAGAAAATTCTTGA
- a CDS encoding SPL family radical SAM protein: MNTLPSYLQGISRVVVDAAVAGSPVALRVRERLPHLTAEILPEGETLSSGLAREDILYLKQYRGRFLRHCPGTSHYRCCGYQIVHIGENCPLRCSYCILQAYFQDRVLKVWANQDDLWRELDQAFSAHPGRRYRVGTGEFTDSLVLEALTGYSRDLIEFLGRYPQVCLELKSKVVDLSWMDVVRDPSRVLPAWSMNAPAIAEYEEQGECASLEERLAAARTCARAGFRVCLHFDPMIHFPGWQEGYARTVEMIFDHLRPEEIAYVSMGSFRHMPDLKRCISENFPESTYIYGEFITGLDGKQRLLRPLRVEQFRFLADALRRGGLDRQLYLCMESDEVWQAVLGRTPADLGGLYRHLMAQAFGDEGNE, translated from the coding sequence ATGAATACCTTGCCCTCCTATCTGCAGGGTATCAGCCGGGTGGTGGTCGATGCGGCCGTGGCCGGGTCCCCCGTCGCGCTGCGGGTGCGTGAGAGATTGCCACACCTGACGGCGGAGATTCTTCCCGAGGGGGAAACCCTGTCTTCCGGACTTGCGCGCGAGGATATCCTTTATCTGAAACAGTACCGGGGGCGTTTTTTGCGTCATTGTCCCGGCACCAGCCATTACCGCTGTTGCGGTTACCAGATCGTCCACATCGGCGAAAATTGTCCGCTGCGCTGCTCCTACTGCATCCTGCAGGCATATTTTCAGGATCGCGTGCTCAAGGTTTGGGCCAATCAGGACGATCTGTGGCGGGAATTGGACCAGGCCTTCAGCGCACATCCAGGTCGGCGCTATCGGGTCGGAACCGGAGAATTCACCGATTCCCTGGTGTTGGAGGCCCTGACCGGCTACAGCCGTGATCTGATCGAGTTTCTGGGGCGGTATCCGCAGGTCTGCCTGGAACTCAAATCCAAGGTCGTGGACCTGTCCTGGATGGATGTGGTCCGCGATCCGTCCAGGGTGCTCCCGGCCTGGTCCATGAACGCGCCGGCCATTGCCGAATACGAGGAGCAGGGGGAGTGCGCGAGTCTGGAAGAGCGCCTTGCCGCGGCCAGAACCTGCGCCCGGGCGGGCTTCCGGGTCTGTCTGCACTTTGACCCCATGATTCATTTCCCCGGCTGGCAGGAAGGCTACGCCCGCACCGTGGAGATGATCTTCGACCATCTGCGCCCCGAAGAGATAGCCTACGTGAGCATGGGCTCATTTCGGCACATGCCGGATTTGAAGCGTTGCATCAGCGAAAATTTTCCCGAGTCCACGTATATTTACGGAGAGTTCATCACCGGGTTGGACGGCAAACAGCGTCTGCTGCGTCCCCTGCGGGTCGAGCAGTTCCGTTTTCTGGCAGACGCCCTGCGGCGGGGCGGCCTTGATCGGCAGCTCTATCTGTGCATGGAGTCGGACGAAGTCTGGCAGGCCGTGCTTGGGCGCACTCCCGCAGATCTGGGTGGGCTTTACAGGCATCTCATGGCGCAGGCTTTTGGGGACGAAGGCAACGAGTAG
- the fusA gene encoding elongation factor G, with the protein MQDQLQKQRTFALIGHGGTGKTSVAEMLLFAAGSITRLGKIDEGSTVLDYEPEETKRRGSIQPGFAQLPWKKNLNFLIDTPGDNNFIGDLPYLLQGADNVVLVIDAIDGVKPLTKKIWSEAVKASLPAMAFINKMDRERANFQMAYQGLSDMLGIKPVLLFLPIGSESDFRGLVDILAEKAYAFDESGGLTPIDMPEDLADEVTMTREIAIENIAESSEELMEKYLEEGSLTDEEMISGLRAGVASRTLVPVCAGSAMQNKGAAMLLDTIQNIMTSPLEHEPWLDADGAERPSSPDAPFAAFVFKTIADPFAGQLSVLRVLSGVLSPDATVLNATKDEKEKIGQILFLEGKKQTPCKQEVGPGAIVAVAKLKNTATGDTLCAEKAPFILPKPALSPSIISYALAAEEKGEEDKVFAAVQKLLDEDINLHLVRNDETGDMLLTGMGQLHIELAVEKVKRRYKTNIVLKTPKIPYRETIKGKAQVQGRHKKQSGGRGQFGDCWIRMEPNTRSAGYEFLDEIVGGSIPRNYIPAVDKGVQEAAARGFLAGYPMVDFKVAVYDGSYHNVDSSEMAFKIAGSLAFKKAVEMCNPILLEPIMLAAVFIPDEFMGDVIGDLSSRRGRVLGSDSIGGVTEVKAHVPMAEMMKYAPDLRSMTGGQGTFTMEFAHYEECPPNVAEQVIADSKKEDE; encoded by the coding sequence ATGCAGGATCAACTTCAAAAACAGAGGACTTTCGCCCTGATAGGGCATGGAGGAACCGGAAAGACTTCAGTGGCCGAAATGCTGCTGTTTGCCGCCGGTTCCATCACCAGGCTGGGCAAAATTGACGAGGGCTCGACGGTTCTGGACTATGAACCTGAAGAAACCAAACGCAGGGGCAGTATTCAACCCGGCTTTGCGCAGCTCCCCTGGAAGAAGAACCTGAATTTCCTTATCGACACGCCCGGCGACAACAACTTTATCGGCGACCTCCCCTACCTCCTGCAAGGCGCGGACAACGTGGTCCTGGTCATCGACGCCATCGACGGGGTCAAGCCGCTGACCAAAAAAATCTGGTCCGAGGCCGTCAAGGCCTCACTCCCGGCCATGGCCTTCATCAACAAGATGGACCGTGAGCGCGCGAATTTCCAAATGGCATACCAGGGCCTGTCCGACATGCTGGGCATCAAACCCGTCCTGCTCTTTCTGCCCATAGGCAGCGAATCCGACTTCCGCGGCCTGGTCGATATCCTGGCCGAGAAAGCCTACGCCTTCGACGAAAGCGGCGGCCTGACCCCCATCGATATGCCCGAAGATCTGGCTGACGAAGTGACCATGACGCGTGAAATCGCCATTGAAAACATCGCCGAGAGCAGCGAAGAGCTGATGGAAAAATACCTGGAAGAGGGCTCGCTGACGGACGAGGAAATGATCTCCGGTCTGCGCGCGGGCGTCGCCAGCCGCACGCTGGTCCCGGTCTGCGCGGGTTCCGCCATGCAGAACAAAGGGGCGGCCATGCTCCTTGACACCATCCAGAACATCATGACCTCGCCGCTCGAACACGAGCCCTGGCTCGACGCCGACGGGGCCGAGCGCCCGTCTAGCCCCGACGCCCCTTTTGCCGCCTTTGTCTTCAAGACCATCGCCGACCCCTTCGCCGGGCAGCTCTCCGTACTGCGCGTGCTCTCCGGCGTTTTGTCCCCTGACGCCACCGTCCTCAACGCAACCAAGGACGAAAAGGAAAAAATCGGCCAGATCCTGTTTCTGGAAGGCAAGAAGCAGACTCCCTGCAAGCAGGAAGTCGGACCCGGAGCCATCGTGGCCGTGGCCAAGCTCAAGAACACGGCCACCGGCGACACCCTGTGCGCGGAAAAAGCCCCCTTCATCCTGCCCAAGCCGGCCTTAAGCCCCTCCATCATTTCCTACGCCCTGGCCGCCGAGGAAAAGGGCGAGGAAGACAAGGTCTTCGCGGCGGTCCAAAAGCTTCTGGATGAAGACATCAACCTGCACCTGGTCCGCAACGACGAAACCGGCGACATGCTCCTCACCGGCATGGGCCAACTGCACATCGAACTGGCCGTGGAAAAGGTCAAGCGCCGCTACAAGACCAACATCGTCCTCAAAACGCCCAAGATTCCCTACCGGGAGACCATCAAGGGCAAGGCCCAGGTCCAGGGGCGGCACAAAAAGCAATCCGGCGGACGCGGACAGTTCGGCGATTGCTGGATCCGCATGGAGCCCAACACGCGCAGCGCAGGCTATGAGTTCCTGGATGAGATCGTCGGCGGCTCCATCCCGCGCAACTACATCCCGGCCGTTGACAAGGGCGTCCAGGAAGCGGCGGCGCGCGGATTTCTGGCCGGTTATCCCATGGTCGACTTCAAGGTGGCCGTTTACGATGGCTCCTACCACAACGTCGACTCCTCGGAAATGGCGTTCAAGATCGCCGGTTCACTGGCCTTCAAGAAAGCCGTCGAAATGTGCAATCCGATCCTGCTCGAACCCATCATGCTTGCGGCCGTTTTCATCCCCGACGAGTTCATGGGCGATGTCATCGGCGATCTTTCCAGTCGACGCGGCCGGGTCCTGGGCTCCGATTCCATCGGCGGCGTGACCGAGGTCAAGGCGCACGTGCCCATGGCCGAGATGATGAAATACGCCCCGGATCTGCGCTCCATGACCGGGGGCCAGGGCACTTTCACCATGGAATTCGCGCATTACGAGGAATGTCCCCCCAACGTGGCGGAGCAGGTCATTGCCGACAGCAAGAAAGAAGACGAATAA